DNA from Pseudomonadota bacterium:
CCGCTTCTCCTCTACGGGTATCGATGTGCTGGTTCACTGCCTGGCCTACGGACCGCCCGAGGTGTTCACCGCCAAGCCGTCGCAGGTGGGCGGCGAGGGCTTCAACCAGACCCTCTCCATCTCAGCCCACTCCCTGCTCAAGGTCTCCGGCTTTGCCAAGCCCTACATGCGCCCCTGGGGCAGCATCATGACCTTGAGCTATCAGGCGTCCTGGCAGGCCCAGCCCTTCTACGGAATGATGGGCGTGGCCAAAGCCACCCTCGAGAGCTGCGTGCGCTACCTGGCAACGGAGTTCGGCGAGCAGCGGGTGCGCGTGAACGCCCTCTCGCCCGGGCCGATCGAAACGCCGGCAGCCCTCGGCGAGGTACTCGCCTTCCTCCGCGACCCCACGGCCCTCGACACGGAGGCCGGTCGCGTCTTCAAGGCGCTGCTCGAACAGATGCAGCACGACCCGGCCATCGCGAATGCCGACGAGATCACCAAAGCACGAGCGATCTGGGATCGGGTGCAGGCCCGCTTCGCGCAGGAGTCCGCCATGCCGGAGAGCGTCGACCAACACGATGTGGCCGACTCCGCCCTGTTCCTCGCCAGCGACCTATCGAAAAAGATCACTGGCCAGACCTTGCACATCGACTGCGGCATGTCCTCTTCTCGCATGATGCCCATGGTCTGAGGGCCCTCGACGCCCGCCACGGAAGCTGAATCGCTCGGTTCAGCTTCCGTTCAGATTTCTCTCCTCGGCGGCTTCCCGCTTCGCGTTCAGGCGGCGTTCATGGCGCCTGGCGCAGACTTACTCCCGACATCGCGAAACGCCGCGCTCGCCACCCACCTGAAAGATCGTGGGCAGCGCGTTGCAAGAAGGCCTTCGCGACCCTAAGCCCCCTAAGGAGTGAGTTATGAGTAACCATCGCAAGAGTCGACGCAATGCGGTCGTGGCCACCGTCGCGGTGGCAGGTGCGGCCCTCGGTCTGACCGGCTTCGCGTCAGCGGCCAGCGCCCACGACGGCGTCCATGTCCGGGTCAGTCCGTCCTATGGCTACGACAACTACCGCTACGACTACGGTGACCGTGTCGACCGTCAGCTGGACCGCCGCGCCCTGCGCGCCGCCAACAACGGTAACTACCGCCGCGCGGCTCGCTTGGATGCACGGGGTGATCGTTTCGATCGCTACTGGGATGCGCGCCGCGGCCGCTACTACACCTACCGCTGGGATTGCGGGCAGAGGATTCGTGTGTGGCTCTGATCCCCTTCACTTGTGAGAGCCGTCAGTAGCAGCGCTCCTTGTCTCCAGCGCTGCCTTCGGGCCCGGTCTACCCACCGGGCCCTTTTTTTTTACAGCGTCCTCAGGTACGCGATCAGCTGTGCAAGCTCCGCACCCGTGAGCGCGCCCGCCAACACGCCATGCCCGTCCGCCGGGTCTCCGACGAGCACGTCCCGCAAGGTGGTGCGGCTGCCGTCATGCAGGTAGGGCGCACTGGCCCAGATCCCGCGCAGGCTGGGCACGTTCGCAGGCGCCAAACCGGTGCCGATGCCCTCATCGATCGTGGGCGGGTTTGGTGCCACCGGAATGAAGTCCGGCGCTTGGTGACACTCGACGCAGCCGATGCTCTCGAACAACACCTGCCCGACCGCGGCTTGCTCGGATATCGATCCGTCTGCGTTGGCGAAGACGCTGACCGGCGGTGAGAACACCTCCAGCCAGATCTCGAACAGATCCTGTGCGTTCTCCACCACCGGCGGATTGCCGCTGGCGTTGTGGCGGATGATCGCGTTGCCGTTGACCACGCTGAGTTCCGGTTGACCGCCCGTGGTGCCGTAGGGCGCCGTGCGCGTGATACCCCAGAAGGGGGGCACCTGGCGCCCCCTAGCCAAGTTGTCGGACACTCCATCCGTGTGGCAGCTCTGGCAGGTGACGAGGTTCGGCGCCTGGGCATCGCCGCCGACCAGGCCGACGCTCCAGAACAGGTAGAGCCCGTCTTCGATGTCGGAGGTCTCGGCGGAGAAGGGCACTCGAGGCAGACCACTCCAAGCCAGGGCGATCTCCTCGCCGAGGGTATACGGCGGACCCTCCGTGAGGGAGATCGACCTCAAGGTCTCGCGAAACACATCCAGCACGTAGGCGCGCACGGCGTTGCCATCGCCATCGAAGATGAACTCGATGTCTTCCGGCGTAGCGTTCGGCTCGCCGGGCGCCAACTCCACCGTGTCCAGCACGTTGCCAGCGAGGTCGGCCACCACGGCCACGCCGTTGCCGGTGGCGGCGACCACCTGCAGCTGGTCGTCGGTCGCCATCGCCTTGTAGTCGGTTCCCACGTTCTCCAGCTGCACGCCGAGCACGGCCAGGGTCTCGGGATCCACGCGCAACACGCGGTTATCGCCCTCCACACCGGAGATCCTGGAGAGCACGAACGTCGCCACGCGCAGCTCACCATCGGCGCCCAGGGTGAGTTCGAAGGGCACCCCCTCGATGCTGGCGCGCTGGAGGGTCTGCTGCCCTTGGGGCAGGGCGGGGTCGAGCAACTCCAACTCGCCGAGCACCCGGTGACCGACGATCAAGCGACCGTCGTCCAATACGAGCAGCGCATTTGGCAGCTGACCTTGCGTGCGCACATCCGCCAAGCGGGTGTAGGCGCCAGGGCCGTCCTGGCGGTAGGTCAGCACGGCGTTAGCAACATCGTTGGTCACGTACACGAGCAGTTGTGGGCTCCGCGCGTCGAAGGCAACACGGCGCGAGCCCCGTGGCATCGGCACCTCGGCGACGACCGAGCCAGACGCCACCTCCAGCACCGCCATGAAGTCGGCCGTGGCGCTCAAGACGAAGGCGTACTCCCCGTCCGGACTGATGGCCACGTCGACGGGGCGATGAGGAATGGACCGAGCCCCTACGGTGATCGGCAACTCGGCGAGTACCCGATCGGCCCCCGCGTCCACCGCGGTGACCGTGCCGTCCACCTGATGCACCACGTAGGCGCGGGCGCCATCCGGGCTGACCGCGAGTGCACGCGACGCGCGCTGCCCCGCCGGTTGGGCAGACTGGCGACGCAAGGCGACCGAGTTTTCGCTGAAGCGACGTTCCGCCCCGAGCTCGAGCGCCTGCAGGTACAAGCGATCACCGTCCTCCACCGTATCGGGGACGGGCAGGCTGGCCGTCCCTTCACCTTGCGCGTCGAGA
Protein-coding regions in this window:
- a CDS encoding SDR family oxidoreductase, translating into MDLTNKTAVVLGVADRSSIAWGIANRFAQAGARVFIGYQQKFFSRVRMLLQEHPGVDGARCDVMKDEELQEFFSRFSSTGIDVLVHCLAYGPPEVFTAKPSQVGGEGFNQTLSISAHSLLKVSGFAKPYMRPWGSIMTLSYQASWQAQPFYGMMGVAKATLESCVRYLATEFGEQRVRVNALSPGPIETPAALGEVLAFLRDPTALDTEAGRVFKALLEQMQHDPAIANADEITKARAIWDRVQARFAQESAMPESVDQHDVADSALFLASDLSKKITGQTLHIDCGMSSSRMMPMV